In Paracoccus aminophilus JCM 7686, a single window of DNA contains:
- the lptG gene encoding LPS export ABC transporter permease LptG, with protein sequence MILSAYVGRRFLRLLLIIAAIFLAILFLIEMVEQSRRFSDAGIGLTRAAQLAALNITSSFYSILPLITVLAGIALFLNLSRSSELVAIRASGRSGLRVLAAPAITAALVGCLSVGLLNPMVAATEKQYDAMVARIQSKSGEAISLDNSVVWLRQGLRVPAEQNNGKSEMGQVVIRANRASPDATTLYHATFMLFTPEQGPTGRIDAAEARLENGAWHLRDSKGWPLTASNPETEAQTFATYEIPTDLTADRIRDGFGQPDSVPFWQLPEFIQGLERAGFSAQRHKVWFQVELARPLLMAAMVAIAAVFTMRHMRGRKMGLLVLGAFACGVGLFFLRNLAQVLGDSGSIPPIVAGWAPPLAALFLALGALLQLEDG encoded by the coding sequence ATGATTCTCTCGGCCTATGTCGGACGCCGCTTCCTGCGGCTCTTGCTGATCATCGCCGCAATCTTTCTGGCGATTCTCTTCCTGATCGAGATGGTCGAGCAATCGCGCCGTTTTTCGGATGCGGGAATCGGCCTGACCCGGGCGGCGCAATTGGCCGCTCTGAACATCACCAGCAGCTTCTATTCGATCCTGCCGCTGATCACGGTGCTGGCGGGGATCGCGCTTTTCCTGAACCTGTCGCGCAGCTCGGAGCTCGTGGCGATCCGCGCCTCGGGCCGCTCGGGCCTCAGGGTTCTGGCCGCGCCCGCGATCACGGCGGCGCTGGTCGGATGTCTCAGCGTCGGTTTGCTCAATCCGATGGTCGCAGCCACGGAAAAACAATATGATGCCATGGTCGCGCGCATCCAATCCAAAAGCGGCGAGGCGATCAGCCTTGATAATTCCGTGGTCTGGCTGCGGCAGGGCCTGCGGGTTCCGGCCGAGCAGAACAACGGCAAATCCGAAATGGGTCAGGTCGTGATCCGCGCCAACCGCGCGAGCCCCGATGCCACGACGCTTTATCACGCGACCTTCATGCTCTTCACGCCGGAACAGGGCCCGACCGGACGCATCGACGCAGCCGAAGCGCGTCTGGAAAATGGCGCGTGGCATTTGCGCGACAGCAAGGGCTGGCCGCTGACCGCAAGCAACCCCGAAACCGAGGCCCAGACCTTCGCCACCTACGAAATTCCGACCGATCTGACCGCCGACCGCATCCGCGACGGCTTTGGCCAGCCCGATTCGGTGCCGTTCTGGCAATTGCCGGAATTCATTCAAGGCCTTGAGCGCGCAGGATTTTCTGCGCAGCGACACAAGGTCTGGTTCCAGGTCGAGCTGGCGCGTCCGCTGCTGATGGCGGCCATGGTCGCGATTGCGGCAGTGTTCACCATGCGCCACATGCGCGGAAGGAAAATGGGGCTGCTGGTTCTCGGCGCTTTCGCTTGCGGCGTCGGTCTGTTCTTCTTGCGTAATCTAGCGCAAGTGCTAGGCGACAGCGGCTCGATTCCGCCCATTGTGGCAGGATGGGCGCCCCCGCTCGCTGCGCTTTTCCTTGCGCTCGGCGCATTACTACAATTGGAGGACGGCTGA
- the lptF gene encoding LPS export ABC transporter permease LptF, translated as MARIDRYILSQFLTLFGFFALVLVSVYWINRAVSLFEQLISDGQTAMVVVEFTALTLPLVISVVLPIAAFAASAYGTNRLSSESELVAMQAAGMSPWRLARPVLVYGFLVAIMSAVLVHGLVPAARARMADRQQELAENVTAQFLRPGVFQFPADGLTLYIRDIANDGRMKDLFFQDSRDLKNEKTYSASEAYLIRSDTGPKLLMVQGSVQTLRQTNGRQSLSLTRFTDMTYDLGAVLGPAKTKSRDLRTYSTPALFWPSPELLQATGSTYDKARAEAFERLAKPFLSPVTAMLGFAMLLLGNFSRFGVWKQLIWSVMALIFVQFLDTALTSQVERDASKWPLVWVPALVGAAICLVALWLAARPKCIRKGESA; from the coding sequence ATGGCGCGCATTGACCGATATATCCTGTCTCAGTTCCTGACCCTCTTCGGGTTCTTCGCCCTCGTGCTGGTTTCGGTCTATTGGATCAACCGCGCGGTTTCCCTGTTTGAACAGCTGATCTCGGACGGGCAGACCGCGATGGTCGTGGTCGAATTCACCGCGCTCACCCTGCCCTTGGTCATCTCGGTCGTCCTGCCGATCGCGGCCTTTGCGGCCTCGGCCTATGGCACGAACCGGCTGTCTTCGGAATCCGAGCTGGTCGCGATGCAGGCCGCGGGCATGTCGCCCTGGCGGCTGGCGCGTCCGGTGCTGGTCTATGGTTTTCTGGTGGCGATCATGTCGGCGGTGCTGGTCCATGGGCTGGTGCCCGCCGCCCGCGCCCGCATGGCCGACCGCCAACAAGAGCTGGCCGAGAACGTCACCGCGCAATTCCTGCGCCCCGGCGTCTTCCAGTTTCCGGCCGATGGGCTGACGCTTTATATCCGCGACATCGCCAATGATGGCCGCATGAAGGATCTGTTCTTTCAGGATTCGCGCGATCTCAAGAACGAAAAGACCTATTCCGCATCAGAGGCTTACCTGATCCGCTCAGACACCGGGCCGAAGCTTTTGATGGTTCAGGGCTCGGTCCAGACGCTGCGCCAGACCAATGGCCGCCAAAGCCTGTCGCTGACCCGCTTCACCGATATGACCTATGACCTCGGCGCGGTGCTGGGGCCTGCGAAAACCAAAAGTCGCGATCTGCGCACCTATTCGACGCCCGCGCTGTTCTGGCCCTCGCCCGAGCTGTTGCAGGCGACCGGCTCGACCTATGACAAGGCCCGCGCCGAGGCGTTCGAGCGGCTGGCCAAGCCCTTCCTGTCGCCCGTCACCGCCATGCTCGGCTTTGCCATGCTGCTCTTGGGCAACTTCAGCCGCTTCGGCGTCTGGAAGCAGTTGATCTGGTCGGTGATGGCGCTGATCTTCGTCCAATTCCTCGACACCGCCTTGACCAGCCAGGTCGAGCGCGACGCCTCGAAATGGCCGCTGGTCTGGGTCCCGGCGCTGGTCGGTGCGGCGATCTGTCTTGTCGCGCTTTGGCTTGCCGCACGCCCCAAATGCATCCGGAAAGGAGAGAGCGCATGA
- a CDS encoding LPS-assembly protein LptD: MSAARTGKAGRLGKTALLLSVLLPLPAFAQDDSPYYPPPPVQLGSSHGPALAPTETPSSDKRVGDGTDASSLPSVARAPRNHSITFGGPTNTQGDAATVLADNVALSGEKTLTASGGVVVWYKGTRLIASQVIYDSQNGTVTIAGPIHLTEPGKTGTDDETIVIADSAQLDRNMKDGILRGARLVLAREMQLAAREIRRTGEGRFTTMDRVVASSCQICAANPTPLWEIRARAITHDAEKHTLHFDQPQFRAFGIPVGALPSLTAPDPTVERMSGFLRPLIRTTSQLGFGMKFPYFVTLGDHADVTVTPYVSVSRTRTLELRYRQAFTNGAMEINGGITRDDIDPGTTRGYLFGAAQFSLPRGYRLGVQVQTATDRNYLLDYDITDADRLWSGVTLDRIQRDKLVYARIGNYESLRSDEIDSFTPSLVADAIWMRRWRPGGWIGGEAGLEWSLHGHRRSSKADAFGRDMARSSVNFDWRRSEILPYGFVGALQTEIDADLYHISQDSRYDNWFARIDPILAGELRWPLMRSAGAVTHILEPVLQVVWSPKRDWSRDVPNEDSYLIEFDEGNLFSLDRFPGWDQRESGLRVNAGMTWTRIDPAGWSIALTGGRVFRTDPDPAFYGSGPLGGKQSDWLLAAHYSSNDGLAIANRALFDDSFSISRNELRLGWLKPGLQLSAGYLWMNADPNEDRLRDVSELTATAGWQVRDGWWATTETRYDFTADRAQKAAFGLEYRNECVTMEMGLERRFTSSGDLKPETTFDLGIRLGGFGKQKEGRGTVARRACLR, from the coding sequence ATGTCGGCGGCAAGAACGGGCAAAGCAGGACGGTTGGGCAAAACGGCCCTGCTGCTTTCAGTGCTTCTGCCGCTTCCGGCTTTCGCGCAAGACGACAGCCCCTATTATCCGCCGCCGCCGGTTCAGCTGGGCAGCTCGCACGGGCCCGCGCTCGCGCCGACGGAAACCCCGTCGAGCGACAAGCGCGTTGGCGACGGCACCGATGCCTCGAGCCTGCCCTCGGTCGCACGCGCGCCGCGCAATCACAGCATCACCTTCGGCGGCCCGACCAACACGCAGGGCGACGCCGCAACCGTTCTGGCCGATAATGTCGCGCTGTCGGGCGAAAAGACGCTGACCGCCTCGGGCGGGGTCGTGGTCTGGTACAAGGGCACGCGACTGATTGCCTCTCAGGTGATCTATGACAGCCAGAACGGCACGGTCACCATCGCCGGTCCGATCCATCTGACCGAGCCCGGCAAGACCGGCACGGATGACGAAACCATCGTCATCGCCGATTCCGCTCAGCTCGACCGCAATATGAAGGACGGCATCCTGCGCGGCGCACGTCTGGTTCTGGCGCGCGAGATGCAGCTTGCCGCCCGCGAGATCCGCCGCACCGGCGAAGGCCGCTTCACCACGATGGACCGGGTCGTGGCGTCAAGCTGCCAGATCTGCGCCGCCAATCCGACGCCTTTGTGGGAAATCCGCGCCCGCGCAATCACCCATGACGCGGAAAAGCATACGCTGCATTTCGACCAGCCGCAGTTTCGCGCCTTTGGCATTCCGGTCGGCGCGCTGCCCTCGCTGACCGCGCCCGATCCGACGGTCGAACGCATGAGCGGCTTTTTGCGCCCACTGATCCGCACCACCTCGCAGCTGGGCTTCGGGATGAAGTTTCCCTATTTCGTGACGCTCGGCGATCATGCCGATGTCACGGTCACGCCCTATGTCTCGGTCAGCCGCACCCGCACGCTCGAGCTGCGCTATCGCCAAGCCTTCACCAATGGCGCGATGGAGATCAACGGCGGCATCACCCGCGATGACATCGACCCCGGCACCACGCGCGGCTATCTGTTCGGCGCGGCGCAGTTTTCCCTGCCGCGCGGCTATCGTCTGGGCGTGCAGGTCCAGACCGCGACCGACCGCAACTATCTGCTCGATTACGACATCACCGACGCCGACCGGCTCTGGAGCGGTGTGACCCTTGACCGGATCCAGCGCGACAAGCTGGTCTATGCCCGGATCGGCAATTACGAATCCCTGCGCTCGGATGAGATCGACAGCTTCACCCCCTCGCTGGTCGCCGATGCGATCTGGATGCGGCGCTGGCGTCCGGGTGGCTGGATCGGCGGCGAGGCCGGGCTGGAATGGTCGCTGCACGGCCATCGCCGGTCCTCGAAAGCGGATGCCTTCGGCCGCGACATGGCCCGCAGCTCGGTGAACTTCGACTGGCGCCGCAGCGAGATCCTGCCCTATGGCTTCGTCGGCGCGCTTCAGACCGAGATCGACGCCGATCTTTACCACATCTCGCAGGACAGCCGGTATGACAACTGGTTCGCGCGAATCGATCCGATCCTCGCGGGCGAGCTGCGCTGGCCGCTGATGCGCTCGGCCGGAGCCGTCACCCATATCCTCGAGCCGGTGCTGCAAGTCGTCTGGTCGCCCAAACGTGATTGGAGCCGCGACGTTCCGAATGAGGACAGCTATCTGATCGAATTCGACGAGGGCAACCTCTTCTCGCTCGACCGCTTTCCGGGCTGGGATCAGCGCGAAAGCGGGCTTCGGGTGAATGCCGGGATGACCTGGACGCGGATCGATCCGGCGGGCTGGTCGATTGCCTTGACCGGCGGTCGCGTCTTCCGCACCGATCCGGACCCCGCTTTCTACGGCTCGGGGCCCTTGGGCGGCAAGCAATCCGACTGGCTGCTGGCTGCGCATTACAGCAGCAATGACGGGCTGGCGATCGCCAACCGCGCGCTTTTCGACGATTCCTTCTCGATCAGCCGCAACGAGCTGCGACTGGGCTGGCTGAAGCCCGGACTGCAACTCTCGGCCGGTTATCTGTGGATGAACGCCGATCCGAACGAGGACCGGCTACGCGATGTCTCGGAATTGACCGCCACTGCGGGCTGGCAGGTCCGTGACGGCTGGTGGGCGACCACGGAAACCCGCTATGATTTCACCGCCGACCGCGCCCAGAAGGCCGCCTTCGGGCTGGAATACCGCAATGAATGCGTGACCATGGAAATGGGGCTCGAGCGGCGCTTCACCTCGTCGGGCGACCTCAAACCGGAAACGACATTCGATCTCGGTATCCGCCTTGGCGGGTTCGGCAAACAGAAAGAAGGTCGGGGAACGGTGGCGCGGCGCGCCTGCCTGCGCTAA
- a CDS encoding leucyl aminopeptidase yields MTSPVEISFTATEITGLSGREGRIAVLIGDSGKLPAGLPRSTREAAQRALDSAGWAAVKPGGALELAYPAGLQASALQLISLPRRATVAEARKAGAAIGAKLGKGETTVLADRHSLAAEVALGLALRAYDFDVYKTRKADEAETAEDGGEESGSEKRAHVTFMAAEPEALARKAELGAAIAEGVFFTRDLTNEPSNVLTTSDFADRLLAMQEIGIEVEVLDEPELAKLGMRALLGVGQGSESPSKVVVMRWNGGGEEAPLALVGKGVVFDTGGISIKPAAGMEEMTMDMGGAAVVAGVMRVLALRRAKANVVGLVGLVENMPDGKAQRPGDIVKSMKGDTIEIINTDAEGRLVLADVLWYAQERFKPSTVIDLATLTGAVLVALGYENAGIFTNDDALSDAVTKAARAEGEGVWRLPLAPAYDKIIDSRLADVKNSGGRYAGSITAAQFLQRFIKKEQSWMHIDIAGVALPPGGTTLSPKGASGWGVMTLDRLIRDRYEVK; encoded by the coding sequence ATGACAAGTCCCGTCGAAATTTCCTTCACCGCAACCGAGATCACCGGCCTTTCCGGGCGTGAGGGCCGCATCGCGGTGCTGATCGGTGACAGCGGCAAGCTGCCGGCCGGTCTGCCGCGCTCGACCCGCGAGGCGGCGCAGCGCGCGCTTGATTCGGCGGGCTGGGCGGCGGTGAAGCCGGGCGGCGCGCTGGAGCTTGCCTATCCCGCCGGGCTTCAGGCATCGGCGCTGCAACTGATCTCGCTGCCGCGTCGCGCGACGGTTGCCGAGGCGCGCAAGGCCGGTGCGGCGATCGGCGCCAAGCTCGGGAAGGGCGAGACCACGGTTCTGGCAGATCGCCACAGCCTCGCCGCCGAAGTGGCGCTGGGGCTGGCGCTGCGGGCCTATGATTTCGATGTCTACAAGACCCGCAAAGCCGACGAGGCCGAGACCGCTGAAGACGGTGGCGAGGAATCCGGCAGCGAAAAGCGTGCGCATGTCACCTTCATGGCTGCCGAGCCCGAGGCACTTGCCCGGAAGGCCGAGCTCGGTGCCGCGATTGCGGAAGGCGTGTTCTTTACCCGGGATCTGACCAACGAGCCCTCGAACGTCCTGACGACCTCGGATTTCGCCGACCGTCTGCTGGCGATGCAGGAAATCGGCATCGAGGTCGAAGTGCTCGACGAGCCCGAACTGGCCAAGCTCGGAATGCGCGCGCTTCTGGGCGTCGGGCAGGGCTCGGAAAGCCCGTCGAAAGTCGTGGTGATGCGCTGGAACGGCGGCGGCGAGGAAGCGCCGCTTGCGCTGGTCGGCAAGGGCGTCGTCTTCGACACCGGCGGGATCTCGATCAAGCCCGCGGCGGGCATGGAAGAGATGACCATGGACATGGGCGGCGCGGCGGTTGTGGCCGGGGTCATGCGCGTGCTCGCGCTGCGCCGCGCCAAGGCCAATGTCGTCGGTCTGGTCGGACTGGTCGAGAACATGCCCGACGGCAAGGCGCAGCGTCCGGGCGATATCGTGAAGTCGATGAAGGGCGACACGATCGAGATCATCAACACCGATGCCGAGGGTCGTTTGGTGCTGGCGGACGTGCTTTGGTATGCGCAAGAGCGCTTCAAGCCGAGCACGGTCATCGACCTTGCCACCCTGACCGGCGCGGTTCTGGTGGCGCTCGGTTATGAAAACGCCGGGATTTTCACCAATGACGATGCGCTGTCGGATGCGGTGACGAAAGCCGCGCGGGCGGAAGGCGAGGGCGTGTGGCGCCTGCCGCTGGCACCCGCTTACGACAAGATCATCGATTCGCGGCTGGCCGATGTGAAGAACTCGGGCGGGCGCTATGCGGGCTCGATCACGGCGGCGCAGTTCCTGCAGCGCTTCATCAAGAAAGAGCAATCCTGGATGCATATCGACATCGCCGGTGTCGCTTTGCCGCCGGGGGGAACCACGCTTTCGCCCAAGGGTGCGTCGGGCTGGGGGGTGATGACGCTCGATCGTCTGATCCGCGACCGCTACGAAGTGAAATAA
- a CDS encoding DNA polymerase III subunit chi yields MGAALFYHLTRSAPEVLLPVLIGKSLHAGWRVELRGAHLPALERLDESLWLGDGFLPHGLAGGPHDSLQPVLLTLVGQGATNNPSCLITLHGAEVAAEDCAPLERTLILFDGNDPEALERARAQWRLLTKAGVSAEYWSEASGKWERKQ; encoded by the coding sequence ATGGGCGCCGCGCTTTTCTACCATCTCACGCGCTCGGCCCCCGAGGTGCTTTTGCCGGTTCTGATCGGCAAAAGCCTTCATGCGGGCTGGCGGGTCGAGCTGCGCGGCGCGCATCTTCCGGCGCTGGAACGGCTGGACGAGAGCCTCTGGCTCGGCGATGGGTTTCTGCCGCATGGGCTGGCGGGCGGCCCGCATGATTCGCTGCAGCCTGTGCTTCTGACTTTGGTCGGGCAGGGGGCGACCAACAACCCCTCCTGCCTGATTACGCTTCATGGTGCCGAGGTCGCGGCCGAGGACTGCGCGCCGTTGGAACGCACTCTGATCCTCTTTGACGGCAATGATCCCGAGGCGCTTGAGCGCGCCCGCGCGCAGTGGCGCCTGCTGACCAAAGCCGGGGTTTCCGCGGAATATTGGAGCGAGGCCAGCGGAAAATGGGAGCGCAAGCAGTAG